One segment of Humidesulfovibrio mexicanus DNA contains the following:
- a CDS encoding tRNA (cytidine(34)-2'-O)-methyltransferase, translating into MRIVLFQPEIPPNTGNIARLCAATRTPLHLIEPLGFTIDDKHLKRAGLDYWKNVTLSVHPHWAAFEAALACSGECSRIVLTSARGGVAHHQFHFEPGDAIVLGPETRGLPENVFDLCPLRVRIPTFDTVRSLNLSTAAGILLYEALRQTGGLAPMA; encoded by the coding sequence ATGCGCATCGTGCTCTTCCAGCCGGAGATTCCGCCCAACACCGGCAACATCGCCCGGCTGTGCGCGGCCACCCGAACCCCGCTGCACCTCATCGAACCCCTTGGCTTCACAATCGACGACAAGCACCTCAAGCGCGCGGGACTGGACTACTGGAAGAACGTCACCCTCTCGGTCCATCCGCACTGGGCCGCCTTCGAGGCCGCCCTGGCCTGCTCGGGCGAGTGCTCACGCATCGTGCTCACCAGCGCACGCGGCGGCGTTGCGCACCACCAATTCCACTTCGAGCCAGGCGATGCAATAGTGCTTGGCCCGGAGACGCGCGGCCTGCCGGAAAACGTTTTCGACCTCTGCCCCTTGCGCGTGCGCATCCCCACCTTCGACACCGTGCGGAGCCTGAACCTTTCCACCGCCGCCGGAATTCTGCTCTACGAGGCCTTGCGACAGACCGGCGGCCTTGCCCCCATGGCTTGA